The proteins below are encoded in one region of Rana temporaria chromosome 2, aRanTem1.1, whole genome shotgun sequence:
- the LOC120928511 gene encoding protein Flattop-like has translation MATHYSANQYESAFHPQQLQNWTVPKPFKQHPSTYEGFTQFIANDRGHLLSGVPRAKTSPWGTFMGTWDMPLKIPPSKLSLTSRSADASKRLTQWVENSDPLISASNGLRLTITGKAQKVGSWKPSPTPNQKGGRAAGSPEKTREMVAQRSPAVTPTGSQKDGRRSWRAPEEAEQVHSGSRPPSQCDAQKED, from the coding sequence ATGGCCACACactacagtgccaatcagtacgaGAGCGCGTTCCACCCCCAGCAACTGCAGAACTGGACCGTCCCGAAACCCTTCAAACAGCATCCTTCCACCTATGAAGGCTTCACTCAGTTTATCGCCAATGACAGAGGTCATCTGCTTTCCGGAGTACCCAGGGCCAAGACCAGCCCATGGGGAACGTTCATGGGGACATGGGACATGCCTCTGAAGATCCCTCCTTCTAAACTGAGCCTCACCTCCCGCTCAGCAGACGCATCGAAACGCCTGACACAGTGGGTTGAAAATTCGGACCCTCTCATCAGCGCCTCCAACGGGCTGAGGCTCACCATCACTGGCAAGGCGCAGAAGGTGGGGTCCTGGAAACCGAGTCCAACCCCCAACCAGAAGGGTGGGCGTGCCGCGGGGAGCCCAGAGAAGACGAGAGAGATGGTGGCACAGAGATCACCAGCTGTCACCCCAACTGGCTCTCAGAAAGATGGCCGCAGGAGCTGGCGGGCCCCCGAGGAGGCGGAGCAAGTGCACAGCGGCAGTAGACCACCATCGCAATGTGACGCTCAGAAAGAAGACTGA